One segment of Clarias gariepinus isolate MV-2021 ecotype Netherlands chromosome 6, CGAR_prim_01v2, whole genome shotgun sequence DNA contains the following:
- the LOC128526246 gene encoding zinc finger protein 239-like isoform X1: protein MLKSEEIKSENLEPTESSSDYRDSSGTFHTNTSYNQMQKHYHQCPNSGKSKTRTLKKHQQVHSGEKLYQCSECGKSFTQSSCLSKHQRVHTGEKPYQCSECGMSFNERGNLKRHQWIHTEGKRYQCSKCSKSYTEKGNLIIHQRIHTGEKPYQCSDCGRSFNQRGNLQQHQRIHTGEKPFYCTECGKSFSVRSNFQQHQHIHTGERPYQCSECDKSFTNHSNLKQHRRLHTGEKPYQCLECGRSFNQRVKFRHHQWIHTGEKPFQCMQCGKGFTWKVTLVKHQRIHTGEKPYQCSHCWKSFTESGNFLNHQRIHTGEKPYQCSECGKSFNTRGNLQRHQRVHTGERAKSFQRHKQTHFSQKE from the coding sequence ATGTTGAAGTCAGAAGAGATTAAATCTGAGAACTTGGAGCCCACAGAGAGCTCCAGTGATTACAGAGATTCATCTGGTACTTTCCACACTAACACCTCTTACAACCAAATGCAGAAACATTATCATCAGTGTCCAAATTCTGGCAAAAGTAAAACAAGAACTCTAAAGAAACACCAACAGGTTCATTCAGGAGAGAAGCTATATCAGTGTtcagagtgtgggaagagttttacacaAAGCAGCTGTCTATCAAAACACCAGCgcgttcacacaggagagaagccgtatcagtgctcagaGTGTGGGATGAGCTTTAACGAGAGGGGTAATCTCAAAAGACACCAGTGGATTCACACGGAAGGGAAGCGATATCAGTGCTCAAAGTGTAGCAAGAGTTATACCGAGAAAGGAAATCTCATAATtcatcagcgcattcacacgggagagaaaccgtatcagtgctcagactgcgGAAGGAGTTTCAACCAAAGAGGGAACCTCCAacaacaccagcgcattcacactggggAGAAACCCTTTTACTGCACAGAATGTGGCAAAAGTTTTAGTGTTCGAAGCAACTTTCAGCAACACCAGcacattcacactggagagaggCCATATCAGTGCTCCGAGTGTGACAAGAGTTTCACTAATCACAGTAATCTCAAGCAACACCGGCGTCTTCACACAGGCGAGAAACCGTATCAGTGCTTAGAATGTGGGAGGAGTTTTAACCAAAGGGTTAAGTTCCGACATCACCAGtggattcacacaggagagaaaccgtTTCAGTGCATGCAGTGTGGAAAGGGTTTCACTTGGAAAGTTACTCTCGTaaaacaccagcgcattcacacaggagagaagccgtatcagtgctcacacTGTTGGAAAAGTTTTACCGAGAGTGGGAATTTCTTAAatcaccagcgcattcacactggagagaagccgtatcagtgctcagaatgtggaaagagttttaacACGAGGGGTAATCTGCAACGACACCAGCGAGTTCACACTGGGGAGAGAGCAAAGAGCTTTCAgagacacaaacagacacattttagtcaaaaagaataa